Proteins from a genomic interval of Treponema brennaborense DSM 12168:
- a CDS encoding bactofilin family protein has protein sequence MFELKNTDLFELEEEDFDTVLATDIVFTGEIRFAKPFMIKGSVSGLITATSDLVVDTNAKVVADITAERVLVRGSVEGNIDGKQLVFVASTGSVTGDICSAQVVLEPGSSFSGKCTMVK, from the coding sequence ATGTTTGAACTGAAAAATACGGATTTATTCGAGCTTGAAGAAGAAGATTTCGACACGGTTTTGGCAACCGATATAGTGTTTACCGGAGAGATCCGGTTTGCAAAACCTTTTATGATTAAGGGGTCCGTAAGCGGTTTAATAACAGCTACCAGCGATTTGGTCGTGGATACGAATGCGAAAGTCGTTGCGGACATTACCGCCGAGCGCGTGTTGGTGCGGGGCAGTGTGGAAGGCAACATCGACGGCAAACAGTTGGTTTTCGTCGCTTCCACCGGTTCCGTAACCGGTGACATTTGTTCCGCTCAGGTCGTGCTCGAGCCGGGAAGTTCTTTTTCCGGCAAATGTACTATGGTGAAATAA